From one Flavobacterium sp. N502536 genomic stretch:
- a CDS encoding PepSY-associated TM helix domain-containing protein: MNNRNYNIYFHTHTVSGIVISVVLFVIFFAGSFSFFRDEIINWERNESSAINREIQLDYNSALKKLDKEYVLHGRNITISKPNIERRVAIYMEGTKDTLAPKEQKEGSFFYLDTKTFKTFTYEQSYSLGEFLYRLHFLAQIPYPVGYYLSGFTALFFLFAIVTGLLLHWKKIVSNFYIFRPKEKLKTLWTDAHTALGMIGLPFQFVYAVTGTFFMIKLLIVAPAVMALYKGDQDKLYKELEYTDPDYKFDNKKLAAPFNIDQLVAKAKSNWKDFEITRVFIQNYGDANMHVLVEGEMLSHKKFTGIGKIVYRIANGKEIARKNPITQTNYLDVVKNVLYRIHFGDYGGYALKIVSFVLGIITCFVIISGVMIWLVARQKNNLPEKKRRFNAAVVRIYLAICLSMYPITALAFIAVKIFYPLTQGQLYLVYFVGWLLLTVFFILKKNDAFTNKCCLILGSILGFLVPITNGIVSGTWFWDSFLQNKIQIFFIDVFWIFLASITLYVAYSLKPKKEAVIEK, encoded by the coding sequence ATGAACAATCGTAATTACAACATCTATTTTCATACCCATACCGTTAGCGGAATTGTAATCAGTGTCGTGCTTTTTGTGATTTTCTTCGCAGGCTCCTTTTCTTTCTTCAGGGATGAAATCATCAATTGGGAAAGAAATGAATCCTCAGCTATCAATAGAGAAATTCAACTGGACTATAATTCGGCCCTAAAGAAACTTGACAAAGAATACGTCCTGCACGGAAGAAATATTACCATTTCTAAACCAAACATAGAACGAAGAGTTGCCATTTATATGGAAGGCACAAAAGACACTTTGGCACCGAAAGAACAAAAAGAAGGATCCTTCTTCTACCTTGACACCAAAACCTTTAAAACCTTTACCTACGAACAATCGTATTCGCTGGGGGAGTTTTTATACCGTTTGCATTTTCTCGCACAAATCCCTTATCCTGTTGGGTACTACCTATCGGGTTTCACCGCATTGTTCTTTTTATTTGCCATCGTAACCGGACTTTTGCTGCACTGGAAAAAAATCGTTTCCAACTTCTATATCTTCCGTCCGAAAGAAAAACTAAAAACCTTATGGACAGATGCACATACCGCCTTAGGAATGATTGGCCTGCCATTTCAGTTTGTATATGCCGTAACAGGAACTTTTTTTATGATTAAACTTTTAATTGTGGCTCCGGCAGTAATGGCCTTATACAAAGGCGATCAGGATAAATTGTACAAAGAATTAGAATACACCGATCCTGATTACAAATTCGACAACAAAAAATTAGCCGCTCCCTTTAATATCGATCAGCTTGTTGCCAAAGCGAAAAGCAATTGGAAAGACTTTGAAATCACCCGCGTTTTTATTCAGAATTACGGAGATGCCAACATGCACGTTTTGGTTGAAGGTGAAATGTTAAGCCACAAAAAATTCACCGGAATTGGAAAAATAGTCTATCGAATTGCGAACGGAAAAGAAATTGCCCGAAAAAATCCGATTACGCAAACCAACTATTTAGATGTCGTAAAAAATGTGTTATATCGCATACATTTTGGCGATTATGGCGGTTATGCCCTCAAAATTGTAAGTTTCGTTTTAGGCATAATTACCTGTTTTGTCATCATCTCGGGTGTTATGATTTGGTTGGTAGCCAGACAAAAAAACAATCTGCCCGAAAAGAAAAGACGCTTTAATGCGGCAGTAGTTCGAATTTATTTGGCCATATGCCTGAGCATGTATCCCATTACAGCATTGGCTTTTATTGCTGTCAAAATATTCTATCCCCTGACTCAGGGCCAGTTGTATCTGGTGTATTTTGTGGGATGGCTCCTTCTTACTGTATTTTTTATTCTCAAAAAGAATGATGCTTTTACCAACAAATGCTGCTTAATTTTAGGAAGTATACTGGGGTTTTTAGTTCCGATTACAAATGGAATAGTGTCCGGAACCTGGTTTTGGGATTCTTTCCTGCAAAACAAAATTCAGATTTTCTTTATTGATGTTTTCTGGATTTTCCTCGCTTCCATAACCCTTTATGTGGCGTATTCTTTAAAACCTAAAAAAGAAGCGGTTATTGAAAAATAA
- a CDS encoding toxin-antitoxin system YwqK family antitoxin: protein MKKCVILVAILFSGILVAQEIKPELEVVGNRVKATYYYQDGTIQQEGFFKDGKLDGVWVSYDAKGNKMAVGEYTEGVKTGKWMFFNDKNLCEVAYENSKVASVKNLQKNALANRN from the coding sequence ATGAAAAAGTGTGTAATTTTAGTTGCAATATTGTTCTCTGGAATTTTAGTTGCACAAGAGATAAAACCGGAATTGGAAGTTGTTGGAAATAGAGTAAAAGCTACTTATTATTATCAAGATGGTACTATTCAACAAGAAGGTTTCTTTAAAGACGGTAAGTTAGATGGTGTTTGGGTATCGTATGATGCAAAAGGAAATAAGATGGCGGTTGGAGAATACACTGAAGGAGTGAAAACCGGAAAATGGATGTTCTTTAACGACAAAAATCTTTGCGAAGTTGCTTATGAAAACAGCAAAGTAGCATCCGTTAAAAATTTACAGAAAAATGCTTTAGCAAACAGAAATTAA
- a CDS encoding 2-oxoglutarate dehydrogenase E1 component has product MDRFSFLNAAHTEFFAQLYDQYLVNPDSVEPSWRSFFQGFDFGQTTYNDENPVQRIVEYVTNDNVDCSLVSDKLQKEFNVLKLIDAYRTRGHLFTKTNPVRDRRTSSPTLDIENFGLTTADLSTVFDAAQAIGVAPSTLQDIVTRLQTIYCQHIGIEYMYIRNPGVVKWIQDKLAVNVNQPNFSSEEKKTILNKLNQAVSFENFLHTKYVGQKRFSLEGGESIIPALDALIEQAAEKGVEQFVMGMAHRGRLNVLANIFGKSTQDIFGEFDGKDYDQEYFDGDVKYHLGLTADKKTRTGKNININLAPNPSHLETVGAVIEGITRAKQDKYYPNDFSKVLPIAVHGDAAIAGQGILYEIIQMAQLDGYKTGGTIHIVINNQVGFTTNYLDARSSTYCTDVAKVTLSPVLHVNADDAEAVVHAVSFALDYRMQFGRDVFIDLLGYRKYGHNEGDEPRFTQPVLYKIIAKHKNPRDIYAEKLLSDGIIDATYVNALEKEYKSAMEENLEASRKKDLTIITPFMKNEWNGFVQVTDTQMLEKVDTTFDKKGLDSIINTISTLPSDKKFISKITKIVTDRKVGYDNNTLDWGTAEALAYGSLLTEGFDIRISGQDVERGTFSHRHAVVKVEDSEEEVILLNSIENKKGKFGVFNSLLSEYGVLGFDYGYALANPNALTIWEAQFGDFSNGAQIMIDQYISCGEDKWNNQNGIVLLLPHGYEGQGAEHSSARMERYLQLCARHNMYVADCTTPANFFHLLRRQMKTDFRKPLVVFSPKSLLRDPRCVSTVEELATGSFQETIDDTTVNKKDVKSLVFCTGKFYYDIVAERENNGRNDVAVVRIEQLFPFPVEQIKEIIAQYPNVDDYVWAQEEPKNMGAYSFMLMNFDLVKWRLASLKAYSAPASGSYTRSKRRHADAIRMVFDKNLFR; this is encoded by the coding sequence ATGGATAGGTTTTCATTTTTAAATGCAGCGCATACAGAGTTTTTCGCACAATTATATGATCAGTATTTAGTAAACCCAGATAGCGTTGAGCCAAGCTGGAGAAGTTTTTTTCAAGGTTTCGACTTTGGACAAACGACTTATAATGACGAAAATCCGGTTCAACGAATCGTTGAATACGTGACAAACGACAACGTAGATTGTAGTTTAGTTTCTGATAAATTACAAAAAGAATTCAATGTCCTAAAATTAATCGATGCATACCGTACGCGCGGGCACTTGTTTACCAAAACAAACCCTGTTCGTGATCGCAGAACATCGTCTCCAACTTTAGACATCGAAAATTTCGGATTAACAACTGCTGATCTTTCAACAGTTTTTGATGCTGCTCAGGCAATCGGAGTAGCGCCTTCTACATTACAGGATATTGTAACACGTCTTCAGACTATTTACTGCCAGCACATTGGTATCGAATACATGTACATCAGAAATCCCGGCGTTGTAAAATGGATCCAGGACAAACTGGCTGTAAATGTAAACCAGCCAAACTTCTCTTCTGAAGAAAAGAAAACAATCTTAAATAAATTAAACCAGGCCGTATCTTTTGAGAACTTCCTACACACTAAATATGTAGGTCAAAAACGATTCTCATTAGAAGGTGGAGAATCTATCATCCCGGCTTTGGATGCTTTGATCGAGCAAGCTGCTGAAAAAGGAGTTGAACAATTCGTAATGGGAATGGCTCACCGTGGTCGTCTGAACGTTTTGGCTAACATCTTTGGAAAATCAACTCAGGATATTTTTGGTGAGTTTGACGGTAAAGATTACGATCAGGAATATTTTGACGGTGACGTAAAATACCACTTAGGTCTTACAGCTGACAAAAAAACAAGAACAGGAAAAAACATCAATATCAATTTAGCGCCAAACCCTTCTCACTTAGAAACGGTTGGAGCTGTAATTGAAGGAATCACAAGAGCAAAACAGGACAAGTATTATCCAAACGATTTCTCAAAAGTATTACCTATTGCCGTTCACGGTGATGCTGCAATTGCAGGTCAGGGAATCTTGTATGAGATCATTCAAATGGCTCAACTTGACGGATACAAAACAGGTGGTACGATTCATATCGTAATCAACAATCAGGTTGGTTTTACTACTAACTATTTAGATGCACGTTCGTCTACGTACTGTACCGATGTTGCCAAAGTAACGCTTTCACCGGTATTACACGTAAATGCTGATGATGCTGAAGCTGTGGTACACGCCGTATCTTTTGCATTAGACTACAGAATGCAATTTGGACGTGACGTATTTATTGACTTATTAGGATACAGAAAATACGGTCATAACGAAGGTGATGAGCCTCGTTTTACACAACCGGTTTTATATAAAATCATCGCTAAACATAAAAATCCAAGAGATATTTATGCAGAGAAATTATTGTCTGACGGCATAATCGATGCTACTTATGTAAATGCTTTAGAAAAAGAATACAAATCGGCTATGGAGGAGAACTTAGAAGCTTCCCGTAAAAAAGATTTGACGATTATAACTCCATTCATGAAAAACGAATGGAATGGATTTGTTCAGGTAACAGATACACAAATGCTTGAAAAAGTAGACACTACTTTTGATAAAAAAGGACTGGATTCTATCATCAATACGATCTCGACTTTACCATCAGACAAAAAGTTCATTAGCAAAATAACTAAAATTGTTACGGACAGAAAAGTAGGATACGACAACAATACACTTGATTGGGGAACTGCAGAAGCATTGGCTTACGGTTCACTTTTAACAGAAGGATTTGATATTCGTATTTCTGGTCAGGACGTAGAACGTGGTACTTTCTCTCACCGTCATGCAGTGGTTAAAGTAGAAGACTCTGAAGAAGAAGTAATTTTATTGAACTCTATTGAGAACAAAAAAGGAAAATTTGGTGTATTCAACTCTCTTTTATCTGAATATGGTGTTCTTGGTTTTGATTATGGATATGCATTAGCCAATCCAAATGCCTTAACGATCTGGGAAGCACAATTTGGAGATTTCTCTAACGGAGCTCAGATCATGATTGACCAGTACATTTCTTGTGGAGAAGACAAATGGAACAACCAAAACGGTATTGTTTTATTATTGCCTCACGGATATGAAGGTCAGGGAGCTGAACACTCTTCTGCAAGAATGGAACGTTACTTACAGCTTTGCGCAAGACACAATATGTATGTTGCCGATTGTACAACGCCAGCCAACTTCTTCCACTTGTTAAGAAGACAAATGAAAACAGACTTCCGTAAACCTTTGGTTGTTTTCTCTCCAAAAAGTTTGTTACGTGATCCAAGATGCGTATCAACTGTTGAAGAATTAGCAACAGGAAGTTTCCAGGAAACAATTGACGATACTACAGTAAACAAAAAAGACGTAAAATCTTTAGTATTCTGTACCGGTAAATTCTACTACGATATTGTAGCTGAAAGAGAAAACAACGGAAGAAATGATGTTGCAGTTGTTCGTATCGAGCAATTATTCCCTTTCCCAGTAGAACAAATCAAAGAAATCATCGCACAATATCCAAATGTTGACGATTATGTTTGGGCACAGGAAGAGCCTAAAAACATGGGAGCTTACAGCTTTATGCTGATGAACTTTGACCTTGTAAAATGGAGATTGGCTTCATTAAAAGCTTATTCTGCTCCTGCATCAGGAAGTTACACACGTTCAAAACGTCGTCATGCTGATGCAATTAGAATGGTTTTCGATAAAAATTTATTCAGATAA
- the odhB gene encoding 2-oxoglutarate dehydrogenase complex dihydrolipoyllysine-residue succinyltransferase, translating to MILEMKVPSPGESIKEVEIATWLVKDGDYVEKDQAIAEVDSDKATLELPAEASGTITLKAEEGDAVAVGAVVCLIDTSAAKPSGSAPAAEAPKAEAPKAEVKAEAPKAAPVQAPAATSYAAGTPSPAARKILDEKNIAPATVSGTGKGGRITKDDAVNAVPSMGTPTGGSRGTERTKLSMLRRKVAERLVAAKNETAMLTTFNEVNMTPINQIRNEYKDAFKAKHGGLGLGFMSFFTKAVTRALQLYPDVNSMMDGDYKVAYDFADISIAVSGPKGLMVPVVRNAELLTFRGIEAEIKRLALRARDGQITVDDMTGGTFTITNGGVFGSMLSTPIINPPQSGILGMHNIIERPIAVNGKVEIHPMMYVALSYDHRIIDGRESVGFLVAVKEALENPLELLMNGDAKRALEL from the coding sequence ATGATTTTAGAAATGAAAGTCCCATCACCAGGGGAATCAATAAAAGAAGTTGAAATTGCAACTTGGTTAGTAAAAGACGGAGATTATGTAGAAAAAGATCAAGCTATTGCTGAAGTTGATTCAGACAAAGCTACTCTTGAATTACCGGCTGAAGCAAGCGGAACAATTACGCTAAAAGCAGAAGAAGGTGATGCAGTAGCAGTAGGTGCTGTAGTTTGTTTAATTGATACAAGTGCAGCAAAACCATCAGGATCTGCTCCGGCAGCTGAAGCTCCAAAGGCTGAGGCTCCAAAAGCAGAAGTAAAAGCTGAAGCTCCAAAAGCAGCTCCGGTTCAGGCTCCGGCAGCTACAAGTTATGCAGCAGGAACTCCATCTCCGGCAGCAAGAAAAATATTAGACGAAAAAAACATAGCACCGGCAACAGTTTCAGGAACTGGTAAAGGAGGCAGAATCACTAAAGATGATGCGGTAAATGCAGTACCTTCAATGGGAACTCCAACTGGTGGAAGCCGTGGAACTGAGCGTACCAAATTATCAATGTTGCGTCGTAAAGTAGCAGAAAGATTAGTAGCTGCTAAAAACGAAACAGCAATGTTAACGACTTTCAACGAAGTTAACATGACACCAATCAACCAAATTCGTAACGAATACAAAGATGCTTTCAAAGCAAAACATGGTGGTCTTGGTTTAGGATTCATGTCATTCTTTACAAAAGCAGTTACAAGAGCTTTACAATTGTATCCGGACGTAAACTCTATGATGGATGGTGATTATAAAGTAGCTTATGACTTTGCTGATATTTCTATCGCAGTTTCAGGACCAAAAGGTTTAATGGTTCCTGTAGTTCGTAACGCTGAATTATTAACTTTCCGTGGAATCGAAGCTGAAATCAAAAGATTAGCACTTAGAGCACGTGACGGTCAAATTACAGTTGACGATATGACTGGTGGAACATTCACTATTACTAATGGTGGTGTTTTTGGAAGTATGTTAAGTACACCAATTATCAACCCTCCTCAATCAGGAATTTTAGGAATGCACAACATTATCGAGCGTCCAATTGCTGTAAACGGTAAAGTTGAAATTCACCCAATGATGTACGTAGCGCTTTCTTACGACCACAGAATCATCGACGGACGTGAGTCAGTTGGTTTCTTAGTAGCTGTAAAAGAAGCTTTAGAAAATCCGTTAGAATTATTAATGAATGGCGATGCTAAGCGTGCTTTAGAATTGTAA
- a CDS encoding PepSY-associated TM helix domain-containing protein: MGFKTQIRFLHKWLGLISGLIVFIVSITGCIFCFHDEIKDLTRKEWRLVEPQNKPFVMPSVLQEKAKEILPNYKSTMVSYYGKNRSAMVYTYSDIGSLYLYFNPYTGKHLKIEDPETDFFIIVEYIHLYLLLPDYIGKHIVGGATIIFILLLISGLIQWWPKRKSDLKRSFTIKWSAKWRRVNYDWHNTSGFYISLIAAIIAITGLTFTYEWVGDGIYKTFNFGGDKALETKAPIIDTTKFSNNTLHAVDRAFTTTVQLQPKAGMYYVTFPQQKGDIIGTGAYPHALRYDHQSNYYFHPNSGELIQSDPYHKKSLGLQVVEMNYGIHTGQILDLPGKILAFLISLTAAALPVTGFVIWYGRNKKSKKNKA; the protein is encoded by the coding sequence ATGGGATTCAAAACGCAAATACGATTTCTGCACAAATGGCTCGGATTAATTTCCGGGCTTATTGTTTTTATTGTCAGTATTACCGGTTGTATTTTTTGCTTTCATGATGAAATAAAAGACCTTACGCGCAAAGAATGGCGGCTTGTTGAACCCCAGAACAAACCTTTTGTAATGCCTTCTGTATTACAGGAAAAGGCCAAAGAAATTCTTCCAAATTACAAATCAACCATGGTTTCGTATTACGGAAAAAACCGTTCTGCAATGGTTTATACCTATTCTGACATAGGAAGTTTATACCTCTATTTTAATCCCTACACCGGAAAACATTTAAAAATTGAAGATCCCGAAACTGACTTTTTTATCATTGTCGAATACATCCATCTGTATTTGCTTTTACCGGATTATATCGGAAAGCACATTGTTGGAGGCGCAACCATCATCTTCATTCTATTACTAATTTCAGGGCTTATTCAATGGTGGCCCAAACGAAAAAGCGATCTGAAACGAAGCTTTACGATTAAATGGTCGGCCAAATGGAGACGCGTCAATTACGACTGGCACAACACCTCCGGATTTTACATTTCGCTAATAGCAGCTATTATTGCCATTACCGGCCTAACTTTTACCTACGAATGGGTAGGTGACGGAATCTATAAAACATTCAATTTTGGCGGAGATAAAGCCCTCGAAACAAAAGCACCCATCATCGATACCACCAAATTTAGCAATAATACACTTCATGCCGTCGATCGCGCTTTTACCACCACCGTACAGCTGCAGCCCAAAGCCGGAATGTATTATGTTACGTTTCCTCAGCAAAAAGGCGATATTATTGGCACAGGAGCCTATCCGCATGCTCTGCGATACGACCATCAAAGCAATTATTATTTCCATCCCAACAGCGGAGAGTTAATACAAAGCGACCCTTACCACAAAAAAAGCCTGGGTTTACAGGTGGTCGAAATGAATTACGGCATTCATACGGGACAGATCTTAGACCTGCCCGGAAAAATCCTTGCCTTCCTTATCAGTCTCACCGCTGCGGCCTTACCCGTAACCGGTTTTGTAATCTGGTACGGAAGAAACAAAAAATCTAAAAAGAATAAGGCATAA
- a CDS encoding TonB-dependent receptor: MKYKFTVSFLNFCFFLLAATTISAQGKASLKGQISLTNNQAADNVTIVLKGTKIGTNTDSKGFYEIKNIKPGSYIIKVSAVGHSSKEKSVSLNAGDEIVEDFTISSNSEQLDEIVINGHGKKNPLARKENQQVSRLPLKNLENPQVYTTITGELLKEQVVTNIDDALKNAPGLTTLWASTGRGGDGAGYFSLRGFAVQPTMINGLPGLTNGSLDPANIDRIEVIKGPSGTLFGSSLISYGGLINITTKRPYDHFGGEISYTAASYGLNRVTADINTPLDDEHKVNLRINSAYHNENSFQDAGFKKSFFFAPSLSYEVNDKLSFFVNTEFMNNKATNPTMLFLDRGAALRVHNMKELGYDNKRSYTSNQLAIETPSYNLQGQMVYKFNNEWTSQTVLSRGSSRSEGYYSYLYEGTKRFSAIKEGIVLDRYINYQNSTTLTTDIQQNFIGDFKIGKLRNRIVAGFDYFNNSSTDNGTSYIGNGSIYIGNASLQTVNENVFKITDPTKYITTGDNGNLSKSGTDALLAKATTNNNKTKQEVYSVYVSDVINFTPALSAMASLRVDRFMNADNGGYNQTAFSPKFGLVYQPILDKVSIFANYMDGFSNVAPGEDMSGGVRTPRVYNPEHANQFEVGTKLNLFKDKLYATFSYYDIKVTDQVYSIRTDATNSTSYQNGGQKNKGFEAEIVSNPVAGLNIVFGYSYNDAVLTAGDPEFVSFRPESAGAQNLANLWASYKFLEGPLQGFGLGFGGNYVGDNKIMNRKTTGAFTIPEYTVLNSSIFYSAEKFTLTLKMDNIANADTYDGWSTIHPRNMRSVAASFAYKF, encoded by the coding sequence ATGAAATATAAGTTTACCGTTTCCTTTTTAAACTTCTGCTTCTTCCTATTGGCTGCTACCACAATTTCGGCACAGGGCAAAGCATCTCTAAAAGGTCAGATTAGCCTAACGAACAATCAGGCTGCCGATAATGTAACCATTGTATTAAAAGGAACCAAGATTGGAACCAACACCGACAGTAAAGGTTTTTACGAAATTAAAAACATCAAACCGGGAAGTTACATCATCAAGGTTTCGGCTGTTGGACATTCTTCCAAAGAAAAAAGTGTTTCTCTTAATGCCGGAGACGAAATCGTAGAAGACTTCACCATCAGTTCAAACTCTGAACAACTGGATGAGATCGTAATCAACGGTCATGGAAAAAAGAATCCGTTGGCTCGTAAAGAAAATCAGCAAGTATCAAGATTACCCCTTAAAAATCTTGAAAACCCACAAGTTTATACTACTATTACAGGTGAATTACTAAAAGAACAAGTGGTAACCAATATCGACGATGCGCTTAAAAATGCACCGGGATTAACCACACTTTGGGCCTCAACAGGACGTGGAGGAGATGGTGCAGGATACTTTTCTTTAAGAGGTTTTGCCGTTCAGCCCACCATGATTAACGGATTACCGGGACTAACAAACGGAAGCCTTGATCCTGCCAACATTGACAGAATCGAAGTAATCAAAGGACCTTCAGGAACCCTGTTCGGAAGTAGTTTAATCTCTTACGGAGGATTAATCAACATTACAACCAAAAGACCTTACGATCATTTTGGAGGAGAAATCAGCTATACTGCCGCAAGTTACGGACTAAACAGAGTTACTGCAGACATTAACACTCCTTTAGACGACGAACATAAAGTAAATCTTCGCATCAATTCTGCTTATCACAATGAAAATAGTTTTCAGGATGCAGGATTTAAAAAATCCTTCTTTTTTGCCCCATCCCTATCTTACGAAGTAAACGATAAACTTTCGTTTTTTGTGAATACTGAATTCATGAACAATAAAGCCACCAATCCAACCATGTTGTTTTTGGACAGAGGTGCAGCTTTAAGAGTTCACAACATGAAAGAACTTGGATACGACAACAAGCGTTCTTATACCAGCAACCAGCTTGCTATCGAAACTCCATCTTACAACCTGCAAGGTCAAATGGTTTATAAATTTAACAACGAATGGACCTCACAAACGGTTCTGTCAAGAGGATCATCAAGATCTGAAGGGTATTACTCTTATTTATATGAAGGAACCAAACGCTTTTCGGCAATTAAAGAAGGTATCGTCTTAGATCGTTATATCAACTATCAAAATTCAACAACCTTAACTACAGATATTCAACAAAATTTTATTGGTGACTTTAAAATCGGTAAGTTAAGAAACAGAATTGTTGCCGGTTTTGACTACTTCAACAACTCTTCGACAGACAACGGAACCAGTTATATTGGTAACGGAAGCATCTATATTGGTAATGCAAGTTTACAAACCGTAAACGAAAATGTTTTCAAAATTACCGATCCAACAAAATACATTACAACCGGTGATAACGGAAATTTATCAAAATCAGGAACCGATGCTCTTTTAGCAAAAGCAACAACCAACAACAACAAAACAAAACAGGAAGTTTACAGTGTTTATGTTTCAGACGTAATCAACTTTACGCCGGCATTGTCTGCCATGGCAAGTTTACGTGTTGACCGTTTCATGAACGCAGACAACGGTGGATACAATCAAACTGCTTTTTCTCCAAAATTCGGATTAGTATACCAGCCGATTTTAGATAAAGTTTCTATTTTCGCCAATTACATGGATGGATTCTCTAACGTTGCCCCTGGAGAAGATATGAGTGGTGGTGTTAGAACTCCAAGAGTTTACAACCCTGAACATGCCAATCAATTTGAGGTAGGTACCAAACTTAATCTGTTTAAAGACAAACTATACGCTACTTTCAGCTACTATGACATTAAAGTTACCGATCAGGTTTACAGCATTAGAACGGATGCTACGAACTCAACTTCTTACCAAAATGGAGGTCAGAAAAACAAAGGTTTTGAAGCCGAAATCGTTTCTAACCCTGTTGCCGGTTTAAACATCGTATTTGGCTACAGCTATAACGACGCGGTATTAACTGCCGGAGATCCTGAATTTGTAAGTTTCAGACCTGAAAGTGCCGGAGCACAAAACTTAGCCAATCTTTGGGCGAGTTACAAATTCCTTGAAGGACCACTACAAGGCTTTGGACTAGGTTTTGGAGGAAATTATGTAGGAGATAACAAGATCATGAACAGAAAAACGACCGGAGCATTTACCATCCCGGAATACACTGTACTAAACTCTTCTATTTTCTATTCAGCAGAGAAATTTACTTTGACGTTAAAAATGGATAACATCGCCAACGCAGACACTTACGATGGCTGGTCTACCATTCACCCAAGAAACATGAGAAGTGTAGCGGCAAGCTTCGCTTACAAATTCTAA